A single genomic interval of Zobellia nedashkovskayae harbors:
- a CDS encoding winged helix-turn-helix transcriptional regulator: MKKEFRSGCPISSTLDVIGDKWSLLIIRDMLLKHKKTFKEISNSDEKIAPSILSARLRLLESYKLIFKTKVPENKKENIYLLTQKGISLTPIIIEFSLWGNDHMREFNKIDDIEGLDSDKSSIIRSVQDSYNSMAINFR; this comes from the coding sequence ATGAAAAAAGAATTTCGCTCAGGCTGTCCAATTTCATCTACACTAGATGTTATTGGTGATAAATGGTCTTTGTTAATCATTAGAGATATGCTCCTTAAGCATAAAAAGACCTTCAAGGAAATATCCAATTCGGACGAAAAGATTGCACCAAGTATTTTATCTGCACGATTAAGACTATTAGAATCTTATAAGTTGATATTTAAAACAAAAGTTCCTGAAAACAAAAAAGAGAATATTTATTTGTTAACACAAAAAGGAATTAGTTTAACCCCGATAATCATTGAATTCAGTTTATGGGGCAATGACCATATGCGAGAGTTTAATAAAATAGATGATATAGAAGGCTTGGATTCAGACAAGTCTTCCATCATTAGATCAGTTCAAGATAGTTATAATTCTATGGCGATTAATTTCCGTTAA
- a CDS encoding CPBP family intramembrane glutamic endopeptidase, with the protein MTKRNIVIASPFFIIATNFGVAFIFGEIIGKWAFIPMVLLGWILWLFFILKYGGVDSIKKWLKKSTGAFGWNILAIFIGLIPLPLFLMHYELLDTWQIWLPWILLALINPWIEEFYWRGLLLDYMKDWPSWTSILYTGILFSINHAAFGINSNVNSGLELVISTLIIGVVWAIVYKKTKSLRWTIFAHFLVDFLGVSTAAFLDLYEKGSW; encoded by the coding sequence ATGACCAAAAGGAATATCGTAATTGCATCCCCATTTTTCATTATTGCAACGAACTTTGGAGTTGCTTTTATTTTTGGAGAAATTATTGGGAAATGGGCATTTATACCAATGGTTCTCCTAGGATGGATTCTTTGGTTATTCTTTATTTTAAAATACGGAGGAGTCGACTCCATTAAAAAATGGTTAAAAAAATCGACTGGAGCATTCGGTTGGAATATTCTGGCAATATTTATTGGACTAATTCCCTTACCATTGTTTTTGATGCATTACGAGCTGCTAGACACATGGCAAATATGGCTGCCGTGGATTTTACTAGCATTAATTAATCCATGGATTGAGGAATTTTATTGGCGTGGACTTCTTTTGGATTACATGAAAGACTGGCCCAGTTGGACTTCAATCTTATATACTGGCATACTATTCTCCATAAATCACGCGGCATTCGGAATAAATTCTAACGTAAATAGTGGTTTAGAATTAGTTATTTCAACTCTAATTATTGGAGTTGTTTGGGCAATCGTTTACAAGAAAACAAAGAGTTTACGGTGGACAATATTTGCACATTTTCTTGTTGATTTTCTAGGAGTTTCTACTGCCGCTTTTTTGGATTTATATGAAAAAGGTAGCTGGTAG
- a CDS encoding ligand-binding sensor domain-containing protein, translating into MQRSLPRVLLTSALLLLITLGVNAQSDNQFLEKIGIEKGLSSNYPTSLIEDSKGFIWIGTNNGLNRYDGYKPKVFKYDPNNSNTISENWITSLLEDSNGNIWIGTEGGGLNLYNTTTGAITRFTHKKNDSSSISSNVVHRIYEDSKSRLWIATKNGLNLLNRSKKNFQHWKQPKACQNCDYSVKSLTEDDKGNLWVGDEFQGLYYFIPSSGKFTKTPLSASNENALPSEFINDLYYLNGLLWVGTDNGLAVLNTRTEPFKKIPLDVTDTYSINKMCIWRIYNDHNGSIWLSTNGSGLLNYNIETHELKIYKSDGNSAYKIGSNSIEDVIVDKSKNIWMATTGNGLNKFDLKNLNFSHWEKDNHNSNSLVHNGVRAMLQDLDGTIWVGTNNGLSRFNPKTKLYRNYIKDFNYRGDVNIPRIRVIERSKNNDIWVGTQSGGLYKYNPKQDRFILELGFVKNRLANRIGHVQSIYETEDNILLIGTIGAGMVTYNTITNEIKSIYSKDNPNKILTSLTAYCVLKSSNSEIWIGTDEGLILLNTHTFEFKLWENKEACDNCIVGNKVRSLYRDSNNSIWIGTRSGLAIFDPESEKFEQYTVADGLPSNIIFGILHGGDGNIWVTTPNGLSKINPLTMQFKNIAIPGNNILDMGGHAQGLDGNLLVGGTSGFTIFNPKDIKSNPYIPSVVFTDIKVNNESIAFDKNVSELDSIDLSYDQNNLTFEFSALEFTNSNSNAYKYKLEGFTDNWIEYGNKHDLTFTNLDPKTYVLKIKGSNNEGVWNEQETSLTINIKPPFWKTLWFRILSVLLILGSLFTAYYLRIDRLKKTEAMLQKEVSKQTKELVENNKKLEELDREKDGIIGIMAHDLRGPLNNIQGLSQLLESNENLDNEQKTYIGYIHKSVRNGNSLITNLLFMSNVNHPEKTIELKDIELSEFIEEWEKSYITRLNEKEQELRKFIDKKPLLIHSDQKLVTRIFDNLMTNAIKFSNKGNKIDLSVKSSNDSIVISFKDYGPGMSEADKNKAFKMFQKLSARPTDGESSHGLGLAIIKTLVEKLEGSIKIESELGQGTAFILRLPKGKNVT; encoded by the coding sequence ATGCAACGTTCTCTCCCTAGGGTATTATTAACCTCAGCGTTATTGCTCCTAATAACACTAGGAGTTAATGCTCAGTCTGATAATCAGTTTTTAGAGAAAATTGGCATTGAAAAAGGACTTTCCTCTAATTACCCTACTAGTCTTATTGAAGACTCTAAAGGGTTTATTTGGATTGGCACCAATAATGGATTGAACCGATACGATGGTTACAAACCAAAAGTATTTAAGTATGACCCAAACAATAGCAACACCATATCAGAAAATTGGATTACCAGTCTATTAGAAGATTCTAATGGCAATATATGGATTGGAACAGAAGGTGGCGGCCTAAACCTTTACAATACAACTACAGGCGCTATAACTAGATTTACCCATAAAAAAAATGATTCCTCTTCTATCAGTAGCAACGTAGTACACAGAATATACGAGGATAGTAAGTCCAGACTATGGATTGCCACAAAAAATGGATTGAATTTACTAAATCGTTCCAAAAAAAACTTTCAGCATTGGAAACAACCTAAAGCATGTCAAAATTGTGACTATTCTGTAAAATCGTTGACTGAAGATGACAAAGGAAATCTTTGGGTTGGTGACGAGTTTCAAGGGCTTTACTACTTTATCCCCTCTAGTGGTAAATTCACCAAAACTCCTTTAAGCGCTTCCAATGAAAATGCACTTCCTTCAGAATTTATAAATGATTTGTATTATTTAAATGGGTTGTTATGGGTTGGTACGGACAACGGGTTAGCAGTATTGAATACACGTACTGAACCGTTTAAAAAAATACCACTAGATGTAACTGATACATATTCCATTAACAAAATGTGTATATGGAGGATTTATAATGACCATAATGGTAGTATTTGGTTATCTACAAATGGTAGCGGCTTATTGAATTACAACATAGAAACCCACGAATTAAAAATATATAAGTCCGATGGAAACTCTGCATACAAAATAGGAAGTAATTCCATAGAGGATGTCATCGTGGATAAATCCAAAAATATCTGGATGGCTACCACAGGAAACGGCTTAAACAAATTTGACTTAAAAAATCTGAACTTTAGTCATTGGGAAAAAGACAACCATAATAGTAATTCATTGGTCCATAATGGCGTACGGGCAATGTTGCAAGATTTAGACGGTACTATATGGGTAGGAACCAACAATGGTCTAAGCCGGTTTAACCCAAAAACCAAGCTATATAGAAATTATATAAAGGATTTTAATTACAGAGGTGATGTTAATATTCCAAGAATCCGTGTTATTGAACGTTCAAAAAATAATGACATATGGGTAGGCACGCAAAGTGGTGGCCTCTATAAATACAATCCAAAGCAAGATAGATTTATCTTAGAATTGGGTTTTGTAAAAAACAGATTGGCAAATAGAATAGGGCATGTTCAAAGTATTTATGAGACGGAAGATAATATACTATTAATTGGAACTATAGGAGCTGGTATGGTTACCTACAATACAATTACAAATGAAATTAAGAGTATATACTCAAAAGATAACCCCAATAAAATCTTAACGAGCTTAACTGCATATTGCGTACTAAAATCTTCCAACTCAGAAATATGGATAGGTACTGACGAAGGGTTAATTTTGCTCAACACCCATACTTTTGAATTTAAATTATGGGAAAACAAGGAAGCTTGCGACAACTGCATTGTTGGAAATAAAGTTCGTTCCTTGTATCGTGATAGCAACAATAGCATATGGATTGGAACTAGAAGTGGCTTAGCTATATTTGACCCGGAATCTGAAAAATTTGAGCAATATACCGTAGCCGATGGCCTTCCCAGTAATATCATATTTGGAATTCTACATGGCGGGGATGGTAATATTTGGGTGACAACCCCCAATGGGCTGTCTAAAATAAACCCGCTTACCATGCAATTTAAAAATATTGCCATACCCGGAAATAATATTCTAGACATGGGAGGGCATGCTCAAGGCTTAGATGGGAATTTGTTAGTAGGAGGCACATCTGGGTTTACAATTTTTAACCCAAAGGATATCAAAAGCAATCCATACATCCCTAGCGTAGTTTTTACAGATATTAAAGTTAACAATGAATCTATAGCGTTTGATAAAAACGTTTCCGAATTGGATTCCATAGACCTATCCTATGACCAAAATAATTTAACCTTTGAATTTTCTGCTTTAGAATTTACAAATTCCAATAGCAATGCATACAAATACAAATTAGAAGGGTTTACTGATAATTGGATTGAGTATGGCAATAAACATGATCTTACTTTTACCAATTTAGATCCAAAAACATATGTGTTAAAAATTAAAGGCTCCAATAATGAAGGGGTTTGGAATGAACAAGAAACATCATTGACTATTAACATAAAACCACCTTTTTGGAAAACACTGTGGTTTAGAATACTTAGTGTTTTACTAATTCTCGGGTCTCTTTTTACAGCCTATTATTTACGGATTGATAGATTGAAAAAAACAGAAGCCATGCTTCAAAAAGAGGTCTCTAAACAAACAAAAGAGCTAGTAGAGAACAATAAAAAACTAGAGGAACTAGATAGAGAAAAGGACGGAATCATTGGGATTATGGCTCATGACCTTAGAGGTCCTCTTAATAACATTCAAGGTCTTAGTCAGCTTTTAGAAAGTAATGAGAACCTAGATAATGAACAAAAAACATACATTGGGTACATTCATAAATCTGTTAGAAATGGTAATAGCTTAATCACAAATTTGCTCTTTATGAGTAATGTTAATCACCCCGAAAAAACAATTGAATTAAAAGACATTGAACTTTCTGAATTTATAGAAGAATGGGAAAAAAGCTATATAACCAGGTTAAATGAAAAAGAACAAGAACTAAGGAAGTTTATTGATAAAAAACCACTCCTAATTCATTCGGACCAAAAATTGGTTACCCGCATTTTTGATAATTTAATGACCAACGCAATTAAGTTTTCAAACAAAGGAAATAAAATTGACCTATCCGTAAAATCCAGTAACGACTCCATAGTGATTTCATTTAAAGATTATGGCCCAGGCATGTCTGAAGCTGATAAAAATAAAGCATTTAAAATGTTTCAAAAACTCTCCGCACGACCAACCGATGGGGAAAGTTCCCATGGATTGGGCTTAGCTATTATTAAAACATTGGTTGAAAAGCTAGAGGGTTCAATTAAAATTGAAAGTGAACTGGGGCAAGGCACTGCGTTTATTCTCCGTTTACCTAAAGGTAAAAATGTAACCTAA
- a CDS encoding NAD(P)/FAD-dependent oxidoreductase codes for MSKIVILGAGIAGHVAATHLRRKLSKEHEVVVVSPNGNYQWIPSNIWVGVGRMKSEDILFPLTPLYKKKGIDFKRAKVTTFHPEGDTETLKPYVNIQYVLKEDQGRTEKVTYDYLINATGPKLAFDQTEGLLPATNKTYSICTYTHAEHAWQGLDELIQRMKKGEKVKILIGTGHAKATCQGAAFEYILNVEKELHKHNVRDMAEITWISNEYQLGDFGMDGVLLSYGSNIMKSSEMVEMVFEDRGIKWILGAGVNKIEDGIAHYENLEGEQKSETYDFAMLIPAFSGHGFKAYDKNNVEITDKLFKGFMLVDADYTPKPYEDWSVQDWPETYQNPSYKNIFAPGIAFAPPHAISKPRVSKNGTSISPAPPRTGMPSGITAKLVADNIIDVIKGKKELQHKGSMGNMGAACIASAGYGMTQGSGISITTFPIVPDFEKYPDTHGRKLGKTFGEIGLAGHWLKLALHYAFMYKAKMKPFWWLIPE; via the coding sequence ATGTCTAAAATAGTTATACTGGGAGCTGGCATAGCGGGTCATGTGGCCGCTACTCACCTAAGGAGAAAGTTGTCAAAAGAACATGAAGTGGTCGTTGTTTCTCCTAACGGAAATTACCAATGGATACCTTCTAATATATGGGTAGGTGTGGGCAGGATGAAATCGGAAGATATTCTTTTTCCCCTAACACCATTATATAAGAAAAAAGGCATTGACTTCAAAAGGGCCAAGGTGACCACTTTTCATCCAGAAGGAGATACCGAAACTTTAAAACCTTATGTAAACATACAGTACGTTCTTAAGGAAGATCAAGGCAGGACGGAAAAAGTAACCTACGACTATTTAATTAATGCAACAGGTCCAAAATTGGCTTTTGATCAAACAGAAGGGCTTTTGCCCGCAACCAATAAGACCTATTCAATTTGTACCTACACCCATGCAGAGCATGCATGGCAAGGATTGGACGAACTCATTCAAAGAATGAAGAAGGGAGAAAAAGTAAAAATATTAATAGGTACGGGCCATGCCAAGGCAACATGCCAAGGAGCTGCTTTTGAGTATATTTTAAATGTGGAAAAAGAACTTCACAAACATAATGTGCGGGATATGGCTGAAATTACTTGGATTTCGAACGAATATCAATTGGGCGATTTTGGTATGGATGGCGTGTTGTTAAGCTATGGCAGTAACATTATGAAGTCTAGCGAAATGGTGGAAATGGTTTTTGAAGACCGAGGAATCAAATGGATTCTAGGCGCCGGAGTAAATAAAATTGAAGACGGCATAGCCCACTATGAAAATTTGGAGGGCGAGCAAAAATCCGAAACCTATGATTTTGCTATGCTGATTCCTGCTTTTTCAGGTCATGGGTTTAAGGCTTACGATAAAAATAATGTAGAGATTACGGATAAACTTTTTAAAGGCTTTATGTTGGTAGATGCAGATTACACGCCAAAACCTTATGAAGATTGGAGCGTGCAAGATTGGCCGGAAACGTATCAGAATCCGTCATATAAAAATATATTCGCACCAGGTATTGCCTTTGCGCCACCACATGCCATTTCTAAACCAAGGGTAAGCAAAAACGGAACATCTATTTCTCCGGCACCGCCACGTACGGGAATGCCATCCGGAATTACGGCCAAGTTGGTTGCGGATAATATTATAGATGTTATTAAAGGAAAAAAAGAATTACAGCACAAAGGATCTATGGGTAATATGGGTGCGGCATGTATTGCTTCTGCAGGGTATGGTATGACCCAAGGAAGCGGAATAAGCATTACCACCTTCCCAATTGTACCCGATTTTGAAAAGTACCCGGATACCCACGGCAGAAAATTGGGCAAGACTTTTGGAGAAATTGGCCTAGCTGGTCATTGGTTGAAACTAGCCTTGCATTATGCCTTTATGTATAAGGCCAAAATGAAGCCGTTCTGGTGGCTCATTCCTGAATAG
- a CDS encoding DUF6132 family protein, which produces MTRKIVWLTLLGIAVGAIAGYMYYSEIGCVSGTCAITSKPLNSTLYGALMGGLVFNMFVKSPKK; this is translated from the coding sequence ATGACAAGAAAAATAGTTTGGCTAACATTGCTTGGTATTGCTGTGGGAGCAATTGCCGGGTATATGTATTATTCGGAAATTGGTTGTGTTTCTGGTACTTGTGCCATCACTTCTAAACCTCTGAACAGTACATTGTATGGGGCTCTTATGGGAGGATTAGTATTTAATATGTTCGTAAAATCTCCTAAGAAATAA
- a CDS encoding TolC family protein, producing the protein MKYIFWILIFLGGSFSAQAQETILISKAEVIAKANENNNTLKMAEQDVLVALGDYKQTNATLLPNIGISHTGIATTNPLMAFGSKLNQSILTSGDFAPDLLNNPSQIEDFATRVEVQQPLINFDGIFQRKAAKSKYNATRFQSERTQEYMSLEIDKAYMQLQLAYKTVAVLEKAKEAAVENKRIADNSFKQGYLQKSDVLAVQVRVGEIENQLQYAKSNIENASNYLSVLMDDTTYAILQPTDSLTVTVNDLGQQEFSENRADIQAMTSASEAYRQMNKADKMSFLPRLNAFGTYELHDDEIFQGASNGYLFGAELKWNILEGGKRFGKAQKSKAEYEKSKIQLEQYTAESQVELNRAKRSLQDAKNNLELTALALEQSKESLRIRTNRFQQGLEKTTDLLMAETQYAQKQLEYYSTIFQHNYALAYVQFLTR; encoded by the coding sequence ATGAAGTATATTTTTTGGATACTGATTTTTCTGGGAGGTTCCTTTTCCGCACAAGCGCAAGAAACCATACTCATTTCAAAAGCCGAGGTTATTGCAAAGGCAAATGAAAATAACAACACCCTTAAAATGGCGGAGCAGGATGTTCTGGTAGCTTTGGGTGACTATAAACAAACCAATGCTACGCTGTTGCCCAATATTGGAATTTCACATACGGGAATAGCAACCACCAACCCGTTAATGGCTTTTGGTTCGAAACTGAATCAATCTATTTTGACTTCAGGTGATTTTGCTCCGGACTTGTTAAACAATCCTAGTCAGATTGAAGATTTTGCTACACGGGTGGAAGTACAGCAACCACTTATAAATTTTGATGGCATCTTTCAACGAAAGGCGGCCAAGTCCAAATACAATGCTACCAGATTTCAATCGGAACGTACACAGGAATATATGTCTTTGGAAATAGACAAGGCTTATATGCAACTGCAGTTGGCCTATAAAACGGTAGCGGTTTTAGAAAAAGCAAAAGAAGCTGCAGTAGAGAACAAACGTATTGCAGACAATAGTTTTAAGCAAGGATATTTACAGAAATCAGATGTTCTTGCCGTGCAGGTGCGTGTAGGTGAAATAGAAAACCAGTTGCAATATGCAAAAAGTAACATAGAAAATGCTTCAAATTATTTGTCGGTATTGATGGATGATACCACGTATGCCATTTTGCAACCTACAGATTCACTTACCGTAACGGTCAATGATTTAGGGCAACAAGAGTTTTCTGAAAACCGAGCGGATATTCAAGCTATGACTTCGGCAAGTGAAGCTTATCGCCAAATGAACAAGGCAGATAAAATGAGTTTTTTACCACGCTTGAATGCCTTTGGAACTTATGAACTTCATGATGATGAAATTTTTCAAGGAGCTTCCAACGGCTATTTGTTCGGTGCCGAGTTAAAATGGAATATTCTAGAAGGCGGCAAGCGCTTTGGAAAAGCACAAAAAAGTAAAGCGGAATACGAGAAATCAAAAATACAATTAGAGCAATATACAGCTGAAAGTCAGGTAGAGCTGAATAGGGCTAAACGTTCGCTCCAAGATGCCAAGAACAACTTGGAGCTTACGGCCCTTGCCCTAGAACAATCCAAAGAATCTTTGCGCATACGTACCAACCGTTTTCAACAAGGCTTGGAGAAAACAACGGATTTATTAATGGCCGAGACCCAATATGCGCAAAAGCAACTGGAATATTACAGCACTATTTTCCAACACAATTATGCCTTGGCTTACGTACAATTTTTGACCCGATAA
- a CDS encoding efflux RND transporter periplasmic adaptor subunit, which translates to MRNKNYSIAAVLTLTLALASCGGKETKAVADNAPAVPVQVRAVAENTENSFVTASGKIEAAKSANISTRMMGYVDKIYVKVGDKVKNGQLLLSVNNADVSAKLAQVNAGITEATAAYTNAEKDYQRFTNLFNENSASQKELDDITANYNMAKARLESAKQMKNGVNAQMGYANIRAPFNGVVTSKFISAGDMANPGMPLLEVESPGKHQVLASVPESEILEIQPNTEVSVLVKSLGKSVKGKVVEVSTSAKNTGGQYLVKVMLEASDAKILSGMYATVQFPVERKANTTAVMIPTEALVENGQLSGVYTVSETNKALLRWLRLGRVFGDKVEVLSGLSQDEKYILSSDGKLFNGAKVSIQ; encoded by the coding sequence ATGAGAAACAAAAATTATAGCATAGCAGCAGTTTTAACTTTAACACTTGCCTTGGCGAGCTGTGGCGGAAAAGAAACGAAAGCAGTTGCGGACAACGCTCCGGCAGTACCTGTTCAAGTACGTGCAGTTGCTGAAAATACAGAAAATTCATTTGTAACGGCCAGCGGAAAAATCGAGGCGGCCAAAAGTGCCAATATCAGTACCCGAATGATGGGGTATGTAGATAAGATTTACGTGAAAGTAGGGGATAAGGTAAAAAACGGTCAACTCTTGTTGAGTGTAAACAATGCAGATGTTTCTGCAAAATTAGCTCAGGTAAATGCAGGAATTACGGAAGCCACAGCAGCCTATACCAATGCAGAGAAAGACTACCAACGCTTTACGAACTTGTTCAATGAGAATAGTGCTTCGCAAAAGGAATTGGATGATATAACCGCTAATTACAATATGGCCAAAGCCCGTTTGGAGAGCGCTAAACAAATGAAGAACGGTGTAAATGCCCAGATGGGGTATGCGAATATCCGCGCTCCTTTTAACGGAGTGGTTACCAGCAAATTTATAAGCGCGGGAGATATGGCCAACCCGGGAATGCCTTTGTTGGAGGTAGAATCGCCTGGGAAACATCAAGTTTTGGCTAGTGTGCCTGAATCCGAGATTTTGGAAATCCAACCCAATACAGAAGTAAGTGTACTCGTAAAATCCTTGGGTAAATCCGTAAAAGGAAAGGTAGTAGAAGTAAGTACGTCAGCAAAGAATACAGGTGGTCAATATCTGGTAAAAGTAATGTTGGAAGCTTCTGATGCCAAAATTTTATCCGGTATGTATGCTACGGTACAGTTTCCTGTGGAAAGAAAAGCAAATACAACTGCGGTTATGATTCCTACGGAGGCTTTGGTTGAAAACGGACAATTAAGCGGTGTGTATACGGTAAGTGAAACCAACAAGGCTTTATTACGCTGGTTGCGTTTGGGACGTGTTTTTGGCGATAAGGTTGAAGTATTATCCGGCCTGTCCCAAGATGAAAAATACATTCTTTCCTCTGACGGAAAATTGTTTAACGGAGCAAAGGTTAGCATACAGTAA